A stretch of the Porifericola rhodea genome encodes the following:
- a CDS encoding shikimate kinase gives MKVFLVGMPGSGKSTLGKQIARLMDMPFIDLDTEIERLVRTSISELFQQHGEDYFREVERDTLDKIIHEQDSFVMATGGGTPCFHENMSAMNKAGLSVYIDLPSQEIINRMSKKGMVQRPLFHGLDAADMVKAFDQKFNHRIPFYKKAKIEIAGDYITAERIIHLISLQSKAKN, from the coding sequence ATGAAAGTTTTTTTAGTAGGTATGCCCGGCTCTGGAAAGTCAACCTTAGGCAAGCAGATTGCACGCCTCATGGATATGCCTTTTATAGACCTGGATACTGAAATTGAAAGATTGGTACGTACCAGCATTAGTGAGCTATTTCAGCAGCACGGAGAAGACTATTTTAGGGAGGTAGAAAGAGATACGCTAGATAAAATTATTCACGAACAGGACAGCTTTGTTATGGCTACGGGAGGTGGAACTCCTTGCTTTCATGAGAATATGAGTGCTATGAATAAGGCTGGCTTAAGCGTGTATATTGACTTGCCTTCGCAGGAGATTATTAATAGAATGTCAAAAAAAGGGATGGTTCAACGCCCTCTATTTCATGGTCTGGATGCCGCAGATATGGTTAAAGCTTTTGACCAAAAGTTTAACCATCGTATTCCTTTTTATAAAAAAGCAAAAATAGAGATAGCAGGAGATTATATTACGGCTGAGCGCATTATCCACCTGATATCTCTACAATCTAAGGCTAAAAATTAA
- a CDS encoding RHS repeat domain-containing protein — translation MNDNINIDADSTQSIIARLHDYYPFGMQMAGRNFESEDYRFGFNGKEKDNSFGGSSVYDYGFRIYNPSIAKFLSVDPLTKSYPMLTPYQFASNYPIAAIDLDGLEAKITITAKYWENAIKQAADDDINRAVSIALEAIFIKYSNLESETAIKWAEGAGGWQNGKPAYAETNKDKFPAGITVVNSEGELLAWIKKEEHWYDPVLDLFNETGGGYKFYTSSDLNGQPIGEVRIGASQESIDINLLMTVIGGAKASADVPKNYAEQFGKLVDAFNIAGTLGDELGIEEKTDSYFEATYCTICHKTYKPDSSGFFHETSERATSTRNGHGHKEPFKKE, via the coding sequence ATTAATGACAACATCAATATAGATGCTGACTCTACCCAGTCTATCATTGCCAGGCTACATGACTACTACCCATTCGGTATGCAAATGGCCGGCAGAAACTTTGAAAGTGAAGACTACCGTTTCGGCTTCAACGGTAAAGAAAAAGATAACAGCTTCGGGGGTAGTAGTGTCTACGATTATGGGTTCAGGATTTATAATCCAAGCATTGCTAAGTTCTTGAGCGTGGATCCGCTGACGAAGTCTTATCCTATGCTGACTCCTTACCAGTTTGCTAGTAATTACCCAATAGCAGCTATTGATTTAGATGGCTTAGAAGCTAAAATTACAATCACAGCTAAATATTGGGAAAATGCTATAAAACAAGCAGCAGATGATGATATAAATAGAGCTGTTTCTATAGCTCTAGAAGCTATTTTTATTAAGTATAGCAATCTTGAGTCAGAAACTGCTATTAAATGGGCAGAAGGAGCAGGAGGGTGGCAAAATGGTAAGCCTGCATATGCTGAAACTAATAAAGATAAATTCCCTGCGGGTATAACTGTTGTGAATAGTGAGGGTGAATTACTTGCTTGGATAAAAAAAGAAGAGCATTGGTATGATCCCGTGTTGGATTTATTCAATGAGACAGGTGGTGGGTATAAATTTTATACTAGTAGTGATTTAAATGGACAACCCATTGGAGAAGTTAGAATTGGGGCTTCTCAGGAGAGTATAGATATAAATTTATTAATGACAGTAATAGGTGGCGCTAAAGCTAGCGCTGATGTACCTAAAAATTACGCAGAACAATTTGGTAAGTTGGTTGATGCTTTTAACATAGCGGGAACTCTAGGAGATGAATTGGGAATAGAAGAAAAAACAGATTCTTACTTTGAAGCAACTTATTGTACAATATGTCATAAAACTTATAAACCAGATAGTTCTGGCTTTTTTCATGAAACTTCAGAAAGAGCTACTTCTACCAGAAATGGTCATGGCCACAAAGAACCGTTTAAAAAAGAATAA
- the glmS gene encoding glutamine--fructose-6-phosphate transaminase (isomerizing) translates to MCGIVAYTGHRQAHEVVIKGLKRLEYRGYDSAGIALINGELNVYKKKGKVSELENHLQQSLTEEQIKSHSGMGHTRWATHGVPNDVNAHPHFSGNSKLAIVHNGIIENYDALKKELIQKGHQFISDTDTEVLIHFIEDVKQHNGFTLEEAVRIALKRVVGAYAIVIMSADEPDLLIAARKGSPLVLGLGKGEFFFASDATPIVEYANEVVYLNDDEVCVVQGGEFQIKDLNDVPTDPYIHTLDIELEAIEKGGFDSFMLKEIHEQPKSISDCMRGRLNAETGTLMMGGIRDHIEELVNANRIVIVACGTSWHAGLVAEYIFEDLCRIPVEVEYASEFRYRNPVINEGDIVIAISQSGETADTLAAVELAKSKGATVLGVCNVVGSSIARASHAGSYTHAGPEIGVASTKAFTAQLTVLTMFALLIGKSKGTLANEQYDALLKEMSQIPDKVKIALELNEQVEQISQIYKDASNAIYLGRGQNFPVALEGALKLKEISYIHAEGYPAAEMKHGPIALIDEEMPVVFIATQDNSYEKIVSNIQEVKARKGQVIAIVSEGDTQIAEMADHVLEVPKANQELMPLISVIPLQLLSYHIAVMRGCNVDQPRNLAKSVTVE, encoded by the coding sequence CGGAAGAACAGATTAAAAGCCATAGTGGCATGGGACATACTCGCTGGGCTACCCATGGTGTACCTAATGACGTAAATGCTCACCCTCACTTTTCCGGCAATAGTAAACTAGCTATTGTTCATAATGGAATCATAGAAAATTATGATGCTCTGAAAAAAGAGCTGATACAAAAAGGACATCAGTTTATTAGTGATACTGATACTGAGGTACTTATACATTTTATAGAAGATGTAAAGCAGCACAATGGCTTTACGCTGGAAGAAGCAGTGCGCATTGCCTTAAAAAGAGTGGTAGGTGCTTACGCCATTGTAATTATGTCTGCCGATGAGCCGGATTTACTTATTGCCGCCCGTAAAGGTAGCCCCTTAGTACTTGGTCTGGGTAAAGGTGAGTTTTTCTTCGCCTCGGATGCTACGCCTATTGTAGAATATGCTAATGAGGTAGTATACCTTAATGATGACGAGGTATGTGTCGTACAGGGAGGTGAATTTCAGATTAAAGACCTGAATGATGTGCCCACAGATCCATACATTCATACTCTTGATATAGAGCTTGAGGCTATTGAAAAAGGTGGGTTTGACTCCTTTATGCTTAAAGAAATTCATGAGCAGCCCAAATCTATCAGCGACTGTATGCGAGGACGTTTAAATGCAGAGACAGGCACATTGATGATGGGCGGTATCCGTGACCATATTGAAGAACTGGTTAATGCAAACCGTATTGTTATTGTTGCCTGTGGTACCTCCTGGCATGCCGGACTGGTAGCTGAGTATATTTTTGAGGACTTATGCCGTATTCCGGTTGAGGTTGAATATGCTTCAGAATTTAGATATCGTAATCCGGTAATTAATGAAGGAGATATCGTTATTGCTATATCTCAGTCAGGTGAGACTGCCGACACTCTGGCAGCAGTAGAGCTAGCTAAAAGCAAAGGCGCTACAGTTTTGGGCGTTTGCAATGTAGTAGGTTCCTCAATTGCCCGAGCCTCTCATGCCGGTTCTTATACGCATGCCGGCCCTGAAATTGGGGTAGCCAGTACCAAAGCTTTTACAGCTCAGCTAACTGTGCTTACTATGTTTGCCCTACTTATTGGCAAAAGTAAAGGCACGCTGGCAAATGAGCAGTATGATGCTTTGCTTAAAGAGATGAGCCAGATACCTGATAAGGTAAAAATAGCCCTGGAACTGAATGAGCAGGTTGAGCAAATTTCTCAAATTTATAAAGATGCCAGCAATGCCATTTATCTGGGAAGAGGGCAAAATTTTCCGGTAGCTCTGGAAGGTGCACTCAAACTTAAAGAGATATCATACATACATGCAGAGGGCTACCCTGCCGCTGAGATGAAGCATGGCCCTATCGCACTTATAGACGAAGAAATGCCGGTAGTATTTATTGCTACTCAGGATAACTCTTATGAAAAGATAGTTTCTAACATACAGGAGGTAAAAGCCAGAAAAGGGCAGGTTATTGCTATAGTTAGTGAAGGGGACACACAGATTGCAGAAATGGCTGATCATGTGCTGGAGGTGCCCAAGGCCAACCAGGAGCTTATGCCACTGATTTCGGTAATACCACTACAGTTACTTTCCTATCATATCGCAGTGATGAGAGGCTGCAATGTAGACCAGCCACGTAACCTCGCTAAATCAGTTACCGTAGAATAA
- a CDS encoding helix-turn-helix domain-containing protein: MILARKEKGLSREELGQSIGTSGAIIGRYERGT; encoded by the coding sequence ATGATATTGGCACGCAAAGAAAAAGGGCTTTCTCGGGAAGAACTCGGGCAAAGCATTGGCACTTCCGGGGCCATTATTGGCCGTTATGAAAGAGGGACATGA
- a CDS encoding toxin-antitoxin system YwqK family antitoxin: MATKNRLKKNKMKNLMIVLLALFLSRCISSEKKNEEVTNIKRTYFESGKLKAEAEFNSDSLKHGFANLFYENGQKKLQTVYQNGEKNGLEIKYFNSGNIEYKMTYHKGIPIGEMFEYYEDGQLKYYSFYDPAGKGIYRAYYDINGIFLKEEGVREPLNLVNTLTDFEYQIGDTLDLIVYVPNPPNFNQHIEIKIFDETNNQRELNKMTIENGKVYFKNILNEKGTFEVFSTLFMENNLSKEFEEHSTNSFTFIVK; this comes from the coding sequence ATGGCCACAAAGAACCGTTTAAAAAAGAATAAAATGAAAAATTTAATGATAGTCCTTTTAGCATTGTTTTTAAGTAGGTGTATAAGCAGTGAAAAAAAGAATGAAGAAGTAACAAATATTAAAAGAACCTACTTTGAATCTGGAAAATTAAAAGCTGAAGCTGAATTTAACAGTGATTCTTTGAAGCACGGATTTGCAAATTTATTTTATGAAAACGGTCAAAAAAAATTACAGACTGTATATCAAAATGGGGAGAAAAATGGTCTTGAAATTAAATACTTTAACAGTGGGAATATTGAGTATAAAATGACTTATCATAAAGGTATACCTATAGGGGAAATGTTTGAGTATTACGAAGATGGACAATTAAAATATTATTCGTTTTATGACCCCGCGGGTAAAGGCATTTACAGAGCATACTATGATATTAATGGAATTTTCTTAAAAGAAGAGGGAGTAAGAGAACCTCTTAATCTTGTTAACACTTTAACAGATTTTGAATATCAAATAGGTGATACGCTAGATTTAATAGTCTATGTTCCAAATCCACCTAATTTTAATCAGCATATAGAAATAAAGATATTTGATGAAACTAATAATCAAAGAGAATTAAACAAAATGACTATTGAAAACGGGAAAGTGTATTTTAAAAATATATTAAATGAAAAAGGGACTTTTGAGGTGTTTTCCACATTATTTATGGAAAATAATTTATCAAAAGAATTTGAAGAGCATAGCACAAATTCTTTTACATTTATAGTTAAATAA
- the murB gene encoding UDP-N-acetylmuramate dehydrogenase, whose translation MQYIESSDHMTIQENVSLKAYNTFGIEASARYFVETSSTKDLQQLIKTPLYQQQELFILGGGSNVLLTQNFEGLVVKMSIPGIEVVEENENEVVVRAGAGENWHEFVLHCIARGYGGIENLSLIPGTVGAAPMQNIGAYGVEIKDVFESLEAVDLQTAELKVFKHEDCKFGYRESVFKNVLKGKYIITQVSFRLSKQANINTSYGAIEETLKEMRSQSNYKARTAIEEVSEAVIQIRQSKLPDPKEIGNAGSFFKNPVLSAEKFQVLKTDYPQVPGYPLEDGSVKVPAGWLIEQCGWKGKKVGNTGVHSKQALVLVNHGNAQGNEVRKLAMQIKDSVWQKFEVEIMPEVNII comes from the coding sequence TTGCAATATATCGAATCATCAGACCACATGACAATACAGGAAAACGTTTCACTCAAAGCATATAATACTTTTGGAATAGAGGCCAGTGCACGCTACTTTGTAGAAACTAGCAGCACCAAAGACCTTCAGCAGCTTATTAAAACTCCCCTTTATCAGCAGCAGGAGCTATTTATTTTAGGAGGGGGAAGTAATGTGCTGCTTACCCAAAATTTTGAGGGTTTAGTAGTAAAGATGAGTATTCCCGGTATAGAGGTAGTGGAGGAAAATGAGAATGAGGTAGTTGTAAGAGCGGGAGCTGGGGAAAACTGGCATGAGTTTGTGCTACATTGCATTGCCAGAGGCTATGGGGGTATTGAAAATTTATCTTTGATACCGGGTACGGTAGGAGCAGCCCCAATGCAAAATATTGGCGCTTATGGTGTGGAGATAAAAGATGTATTTGAAAGCCTGGAAGCCGTAGACCTACAAACAGCAGAACTGAAAGTTTTTAAGCACGAAGACTGTAAGTTTGGTTATCGGGAGAGTGTATTTAAAAATGTACTGAAAGGAAAATATATCATCACGCAGGTAAGCTTCCGTTTAAGTAAGCAGGCAAATATTAACACCTCTTATGGGGCTATAGAAGAGACTCTTAAAGAGATGCGTTCACAGTCGAACTATAAGGCTCGTACAGCTATAGAGGAAGTAAGTGAAGCTGTGATCCAGATCCGTCAAAGTAAACTACCAGACCCTAAAGAAATCGGAAATGCAGGTAGTTTTTTCAAAAACCCCGTGCTAAGTGCCGAAAAGTTTCAGGTACTCAAAACCGATTATCCTCAGGTGCCAGGCTACCCTCTGGAAGATGGTAGTGTAAAAGTACCTGCTGGTTGGCTGATTGAACAGTGTGGCTGGAAGGGTAAAAAAGTTGGTAATACCGGAGTCCATAGCAAACAGGCATTGGTACTGGTAAATCATGGTAATGCCCAGGGTAATGAAGTGAGAAAGCTAGCAATGCAGATAAAAGATTCGGTATGGCAAAAGTTTGAGGTTGAGATTATGCCGGAAGTGAATATTATTTAA
- a CDS encoding BT_3928 family protein yields the protein MKIIVQISRLLVGGLFIFSGLIKINDPVGTAIKLEEYFEVFATDFAPFFAYLVPAALFFSVLLSVLEVVLGVAVLLNYRMQLTAWVLLALIVFFTFLTFYSAYFNKVTDCGCFGDAIKLTPWQSFIKDIILLVLIVFLFVYRKQMAVSFSSRTADLAILIVAVLNIGVAWYAIQHLPFIDFRAYKVGANIPQLMQPSAQLRYKYIMTKDGKEEEFMDYPTEGGYEFKEMVLLNPEAQPKITDYSVWNSEGDFTEQTFEGNKLLIIMYDAQKADTDFLPEIRNLAESLPSSIAPIILTASGEEVFESFRHEHQLAMPYYFADATVLKTIIRANPGLVLLKEGVVQAKWHHNDIPESSTLIELSEKQNLASQN from the coding sequence ATGAAAATAATCGTACAGATTTCGCGCCTTCTGGTAGGTGGCTTATTTATATTTTCTGGCCTTATCAAAATCAATGATCCGGTAGGTACCGCTATCAAACTTGAAGAATATTTTGAGGTATTCGCTACAGACTTTGCTCCATTTTTTGCCTATCTGGTTCCGGCAGCTCTTTTCTTTTCGGTATTACTAAGCGTACTGGAAGTGGTACTTGGTGTAGCTGTACTGCTAAACTACCGTATGCAACTGACCGCCTGGGTACTCCTTGCACTTATTGTCTTTTTCACTTTTCTCACCTTTTATTCGGCCTATTTCAATAAAGTGACTGATTGTGGTTGCTTTGGAGATGCCATTAAACTTACGCCCTGGCAATCTTTTATCAAGGATATAATTCTGCTGGTGCTGATCGTGTTTCTTTTTGTCTACCGTAAGCAGATGGCTGTCTCGTTCAGTTCCAGAACTGCTGACCTGGCTATACTAATAGTTGCAGTGCTTAATATTGGTGTTGCCTGGTACGCAATTCAGCACTTACCTTTTATTGATTTTCGGGCATATAAAGTAGGAGCTAACATCCCCCAGCTTATGCAACCTTCGGCCCAACTCAGGTATAAGTATATTATGACCAAAGATGGTAAAGAAGAAGAATTCATGGACTACCCTACTGAGGGTGGATATGAGTTTAAAGAGATGGTGTTGCTCAACCCGGAAGCTCAACCTAAAATTACTGATTACAGTGTATGGAATTCTGAAGGCGACTTCACGGAGCAAACTTTTGAAGGTAATAAGCTCCTGATCATCATGTATGATGCTCAAAAGGCCGACACTGATTTTCTTCCAGAAATAAGAAACTTAGCAGAAAGTTTACCTTCAAGCATAGCGCCCATTATACTTACAGCCTCGGGAGAAGAGGTGTTTGAGTCTTTTCGCCATGAACACCAACTCGCTATGCCTTATTATTTTGCTGATGCTACAGTGCTAAAAACCATCATTCGTGCAAATCCAGGTTTGGTGCTATTAAAAGAAGGGGTGGTACAGGCTAAGTGGCACCATAACGATATTCCTGAAAGCAGCACCCTTATAGAGCTTAGCGAAAAACAAAATCTTGCTTCTCAAAACTAG
- a CDS encoding DUF2911 domain-containing protein, protein MSESLIAQQALEPKPSPMAVAKMKKDEAYIKVVYSRPHLRNRKMIGEQEPYGKVWRLGANEATEITLTEDVKLGGKDIEAGTYSMFAIPEKDKWTLILNSELGLWGAYEYDDSKDVARIEVPVKKNSEKYEPFTIQFNEMGTKMMIMWDNLLVEVPVEV, encoded by the coding sequence ATGAGTGAAAGCTTAATAGCTCAGCAGGCATTAGAGCCTAAGCCTAGCCCAATGGCAGTGGCCAAAATGAAAAAGGATGAGGCTTACATTAAGGTTGTATACAGCCGTCCTCACTTGCGCAACAGAAAAATGATTGGTGAGCAGGAGCCCTATGGTAAAGTTTGGAGGCTTGGTGCTAACGAAGCTACTGAGATTACCCTGACTGAAGATGTTAAGCTAGGAGGTAAAGATATTGAAGCAGGTACCTATTCTATGTTTGCCATTCCTGAAAAAGATAAGTGGACACTTATCCTGAACAGCGAGCTTGGGCTTTGGGGAGCATACGAGTATGATGATAGTAAAGACGTAGCTCGTATAGAAGTGCCAGTAAAGAAAAATAGCGAAAAATATGAGCCCTTTACTATTCAGTTTAATGAAATGGGCACTAAAATGATGATCATGTGGGATAACCTATTGGTAGAAGTTCCTGTAGAAGTATAA
- the folP gene encoding dihydropteroate synthase — translation MSKLYQKGQFFSLKRSLNLKGNLINLEEPIVMGILNVTPDSFYDGGRYHQNDSIILSRAEQILREGATIIDIGGYSSRPGAEHISADEEKKRAIKAVELVSKSFPEAYISIDTFRSDVAREAVTAGASVVNDISGGNLDEYMFDTVASLQVPYILMHMRGTPQDMKELTNYEDLTGEIIDYFQKKLVQLREKGVADVIIDPGFGFAKTIDQNYELLRKLRDFEILDVPLLAGLSRKSMIYKRLGLSADEALNGTTVLNTVAIMNGASILRVHDVKEAIQTIKILKYTYS, via the coding sequence TTGAGTAAATTATATCAAAAAGGGCAATTTTTTTCTCTGAAAAGAAGCTTAAATCTTAAAGGTAATTTAATAAACCTGGAAGAGCCTATCGTAATGGGGATACTTAATGTAACTCCAGACTCTTTTTACGATGGAGGCCGATACCATCAGAATGATAGTATCATACTCAGCAGGGCAGAGCAGATTCTTCGGGAAGGAGCTACGATCATTGACATTGGTGGTTATTCATCTAGGCCAGGAGCCGAACATATCAGTGCTGACGAAGAAAAAAAACGTGCAATAAAAGCCGTAGAACTGGTATCTAAATCTTTTCCTGAAGCGTATATATCCATAGACACTTTCAGATCAGATGTGGCGCGAGAAGCCGTAACGGCAGGAGCTAGTGTAGTTAACGACATCTCCGGTGGCAATCTGGACGAATATATGTTTGACACTGTAGCTTCGTTACAGGTTCCTTATATTCTTATGCACATGCGGGGAACACCTCAGGACATGAAAGAGTTAACTAATTACGAGGATCTGACAGGTGAAATCATAGACTATTTTCAGAAAAAGCTGGTTCAGCTAAGAGAGAAAGGGGTAGCAGATGTGATTATTGATCCTGGTTTTGGTTTTGCTAAGACTATTGACCAGAACTACGAGCTACTGCGTAAACTCAGAGACTTTGAGATTCTGGACGTGCCTTTGTTAGCAGGTTTGTCACGAAAGTCAATGATTTACAAAAGACTGGGCTTAAGTGCAGATGAAGCGCTCAATGGTACTACAGTGCTCAATACAGTAGCTATCATGAACGGGGCTTCTATACTGCGTGTACATGATGTAAAGGAGGCAATACAAACCATTAAAATATTAAAATATACATATAGTTGA
- the cdaA gene encoding diadenylate cyclase CdaA, giving the protein MIYLFSIGFLEISWVDIIDILLVSVLLYQVYKLMKGSVALSIFFGFLTLYLIYLVVKAAEMELLSAILGQFMGVGVLAVMILFQPEIRKFLLLVGKTTAFNRDNFFKNFWKKDDDDGKINITPIIDASKSLSGSNTGALIVFSKSSPLKFYAESGDEIDAVVSKRLLLAIFNKYSPLHDGAVIIHENRIKAARCILPVTERDNLPAEFGLRHRAAIGMTEITDTLVVVVSEETGQMSAVRNGEIFHNLPAKELRKKINDYLYEEKEDEEFVLDQAKAEEKAFVEKKEKSRQTADQQSMTTQD; this is encoded by the coding sequence TTGATTTATCTTTTTTCAATAGGGTTTCTTGAAATTAGCTGGGTAGATATCATAGATATACTGCTGGTAAGCGTATTGCTTTATCAGGTATATAAGTTAATGAAGGGAAGTGTAGCCCTCAGTATTTTCTTCGGATTTTTAACCTTATACCTTATTTACCTGGTAGTAAAGGCAGCGGAGATGGAACTGCTAAGCGCTATCCTTGGCCAGTTTATGGGAGTAGGGGTATTGGCAGTTATGATTCTCTTTCAGCCGGAAATACGGAAATTTTTGTTGCTTGTAGGTAAAACTACAGCATTTAACAGGGATAACTTTTTCAAGAACTTCTGGAAAAAAGATGACGACGATGGTAAAATTAACATTACGCCTATTATAGATGCTTCAAAAAGCCTAAGTGGCTCTAATACAGGGGCACTTATCGTATTTTCTAAAAGCTCTCCGCTTAAGTTTTATGCCGAGTCTGGTGACGAGATAGATGCCGTAGTGTCTAAACGTTTGTTGCTGGCTATTTTCAACAAATACAGCCCTCTGCACGATGGTGCTGTAATTATTCATGAAAATCGTATTAAAGCTGCCCGTTGTATTTTGCCCGTCACAGAAAGGGATAACCTACCGGCAGAATTTGGTTTGCGACATCGTGCGGCTATCGGAATGACCGAAATTACTGACACTTTGGTTGTAGTAGTATCTGAAGAGACCGGGCAGATGTCTGCTGTGCGCAATGGTGAGATCTTTCATAACCTTCCTGCCAAGGAGCTTAGAAAGAAAATTAACGATTATCTGTACGAAGAGAAGGAGGACGAGGAATTTGTACTGGATCAGGCCAAAGCAGAAGAGAAAGCTTTTGTAGAAAAGAAAGAGAAATCACGCCAGACTGCTGATCAGCAAAGCATGACTACCCAGGACTAA